The genomic interval CACTCGGGTACGGCTGCCGTCCGCCCATACCTACCAGCAGACCGCAGAACCGGCCGACCGCAAGCCCTCAAACCGGACAACACCACCGGCGACTCACACAACGCCCACTTAGTGTAGTAATCGCCGTCGTTGGCAAGGGCGTGGGCCCTCACGGTCCAGGTCCCGGCCGCGCCGTTGTCCTGGAGTTGGATGCGCGGGTTGATCTTCAGCGTGTACGTACAAGTGGTCGTGGTGAAGCTCTGTCGAACGCACTTGCCCGCGATGTTGTCGGGCAACACGATGTCGGCGTAGTCGCCGTCCGGGAGGGGTCTGTGCAACATGGCGGGGAAGGTCTTTCCGACCTCGATGCCAGAGTCGTCCGTGGCGGTCACCGCGATGGTGAACGTCTTGACGTCCGTGGTCCCCAGGATGATGTCCTTGCCTCCGTTGACGACCACCTTCGTGATCCTGATGTCGCCCGAGAAGTCATCCGCCTGGGCGGCCCCCGGGATCGTGAGCGCGGACAGGGCGAGGGCCCCGGCGAAGCCTGCTGCGGTGGTGCGGTGATGCATGAAGTCGTTTCCCGATGGTCGAGGGCCTCAGGAGCATCCCAAGGCGGAGCTGAC from Streptomyces sp. NBC_00237 carries:
- a CDS encoding DUF5707 domain-containing protein; the protein is MHHRTTAAGFAGALALSALTIPGAAQADDFSGDIRITKVVVNGGKDIILGTTDVKTFTIAVTATDDSGIEVGKTFPAMLHRPLPDGDYADIVLPDNIAGKCVRQSFTTTTCTYTLKINPRIQLQDNGAAGTWTVRAHALANDGDYYTKWALCESPVVLSGLRACGRPVLRSAGRYGRTAAVPE